From Alkalibacter saccharofermentans DSM 14828, the proteins below share one genomic window:
- a CDS encoding phosphatase: protein MKTVIDTHVHTVACNHAYSTINENAAAAKEKGLELICITEHGIELPGGPHLYYFANIKVVPPKIEGVKILKGIEANIMDFDGNMDIPEKYRDRMEIILAGLHSMCLAPGSKKENTRALIKAMEKEYVDVIVHIGNPIYEVDYQEALKAAKDTNTIIEINNSSFVHSREGSYSNCRMVAEECMKRDMMITLGSDAHIAYDVGEFGVAKTMLEEIDFPEDLIINTHVDKLVRYLESKGRKLFLDPRINVRDHR from the coding sequence TTGAAAACAGTTATCGACACACATGTCCATACAGTGGCATGCAACCATGCTTACAGCACTATAAATGAAAATGCCGCAGCTGCAAAAGAAAAAGGACTCGAGCTGATATGCATAACAGAGCACGGAATAGAGCTTCCCGGAGGTCCGCATCTATACTACTTTGCAAATATTAAAGTCGTGCCGCCTAAAATAGAAGGGGTAAAGATATTAAAAGGCATAGAGGCGAACATAATGGACTTCGATGGAAATATGGATATACCTGAGAAATACAGGGATCGGATGGAGATTATTTTGGCGGGACTACACAGCATGTGTTTGGCGCCTGGAAGCAAAAAGGAAAATACGAGGGCTCTTATAAAGGCTATGGAGAAGGAGTATGTGGATGTTATCGTCCATATAGGAAACCCGATTTACGAAGTAGATTATCAGGAGGCACTTAAAGCTGCGAAGGACACCAATACGATTATCGAAATCAATAACAGCTCTTTTGTGCACTCAAGAGAGGGCAGCTATAGCAACTGCAGGATGGTCGCGGAGGAGTGCATGAAAAGGGACATGATGATAACATTGGGCAGCGATGCTCATATTGCATACGACGTTGGAGAGTTCGGTGTCGCCAAGACGATGCTTGAAGAGATAGACTTCCCTGAAGATTTGATAATAAACACACATGTGGACAAGCTTGTAAGATATTTAGAATCCAAAGGTAGAAAGCTTTTCTTGGACCCGCGGATAAATGTAAGAGACCATAGATAA
- a CDS encoding peptidylprolyl isomerase, which produces MAKNPIITIKMANGNTIKAELYPDKAPNTVNNFVSLVSNKYYDGLIFHRVIKNFMIQGGCPQGTGTGGPGYGIKGEFSGNGVQNDLKHDRGVLSMARSMQPDSAGSQFFIMHKNSPHLDGQYAAFGKVVEGLEEVDAIANTKTGRQDRPIEPVVIEEMTVETFGESYSEPEKI; this is translated from the coding sequence ATGGCAAAAAACCCTATAATAACGATTAAAATGGCAAATGGAAACACTATCAAAGCAGAGCTTTATCCAGACAAGGCACCAAATACTGTAAATAACTTCGTGAGCCTCGTTAGCAACAAGTATTACGATGGACTTATTTTTCACAGGGTAATAAAGAACTTCATGATTCAGGGAGGATGTCCACAAGGTACGGGAACAGGCGGTCCAGGTTACGGAATAAAAGGTGAGTTTTCAGGAAATGGCGTTCAAAATGATTTGAAACATGACAGAGGCGTGCTTTCCATGGCAAGATCTATGCAGCCGGATTCAGCAGGATCACAGTTTTTCATAATGCACAAAAATTCACCTCATCTCGACGGCCAGTACGCTGCTTTTGGAAAAGTTGTAGAAGGGCTGGAAGAGGTTGACGCTATTGCAAATACCAAGACCGGACGTCAGGACAGACCTATCGAGCCTGTAGTGATAGAAGAAATGACAGTTGAAACCTTTGGAGAGAGTTATTCGGAACCGGAAAAAATCTAA
- a CDS encoding DegV family protein, which yields MGIKLITDSACDLSKEYLKTQEVELIPIYISLDGNDFKDGIDITPEEIYQGMRDGKVYKTAQITIKDFEKIFEKYAQAGDEILYLSFSSGLSGTCNAAQIAANAVKEKYPNAKIQIIDTKAAVNGLGLIVKKAVDGKNNGMSFEDLIKSVESDAAKIEHIFTVEDLNYLYRGGRLSKGAAVVGNMLNIQPILRVDEDGKLEQLDKVRGRKKLFGKILKLMEDKADDLGRQTIGISHGDDQESAEKLVEMIKERFGSKDFIISMMGAAIGAHTGPGTLCVFFFNTKK from the coding sequence ATGGGTATAAAGCTTATTACTGACAGTGCATGCGATTTGTCAAAAGAGTATTTAAAAACCCAGGAAGTTGAATTAATCCCAATTTACATAAGTTTAGATGGCAATGATTTTAAAGACGGAATTGACATCACTCCAGAAGAAATTTATCAAGGCATGAGAGATGGTAAAGTTTATAAGACAGCTCAAATAACCATAAAGGATTTTGAAAAAATATTTGAAAAATATGCGCAAGCAGGTGATGAAATACTTTACTTGAGCTTTTCATCGGGTCTTTCAGGAACTTGCAATGCAGCTCAGATAGCGGCAAATGCAGTAAAAGAAAAATATCCAAATGCAAAAATTCAAATAATCGATACCAAGGCTGCAGTAAACGGACTGGGTTTGATCGTAAAAAAGGCAGTCGATGGAAAAAACAACGGTATGTCATTTGAAGATTTGATCAAGAGTGTTGAGTCAGACGCAGCAAAAATAGAACATATATTTACAGTGGAAGATCTAAACTACCTTTATCGAGGAGGAAGACTCAGTAAAGGGGCGGCGGTTGTGGGAAACATGCTAAACATACAGCCAATACTGAGAGTGGACGAAGATGGAAAACTTGAGCAGCTGGACAAGGTCAGGGGCAGAAAGAAGCTCTTTGGCAAAATATTAAAGCTTATGGAAGACAAAGCAGATGACCTTGGCCGTCAGACGATTGGAATAAGCCACGGCGACGACCAAGAAAGTGCTGAAAAGCTGGTGGAGATGATTAAGGAAAGATTCGGATCAAAAGACTTCATAATCAGCATGATGGGTGCGGCAATAGGCGCCCATACGGGTCCTGGCACCCTATGCGTATTCTTCTTTAATACAAAAAAATAA
- a CDS encoding DegV family protein, translating to MDYKIVVGSSCDFDEAWGTKIPHSTVPFTITIGDEDLVDDESLTVETIIEKMKKSVGAIKTACPSPNHFLEKYKEAENIFVVTISSNLSGTYNSAITAKDMYTEQYGEKFIHIFDSLSAAIAETMIAIKITELADQDNSLPEIVSKVESYIGEMKTMFVLENLDNLIKNGRMSKLTGMFAQFLHIKPILGADEHGEIKLIEKARGSKNALKKLVDLIGSETDFSDKRLGIVHCNALEKAQSVKEMIMEKYNFKDVVLTEANGLSAVYMDDGGIVISY from the coding sequence ATGGATTATAAGATCGTAGTCGGAAGCAGCTGTGACTTTGACGAAGCCTGGGGGACCAAGATACCCCATTCTACAGTGCCTTTCACAATAACCATCGGTGATGAAGATTTAGTGGACGACGAAAGCTTGACTGTGGAGACTATAATAGAAAAAATGAAAAAGTCTGTGGGAGCTATAAAGACCGCCTGTCCCTCGCCAAATCATTTTTTAGAGAAATACAAAGAAGCTGAGAATATTTTTGTGGTCACCATTTCTTCAAACTTAAGCGGAACATATAACAGCGCGATAACAGCAAAGGACATGTACACTGAACAATACGGAGAAAAATTCATCCATATTTTCGACTCTTTAAGCGCCGCCATAGCCGAGACTATGATCGCTATAAAAATAACAGAGTTGGCAGACCAAGACAACTCCCTTCCGGAAATCGTCAGCAAGGTCGAAAGCTACATAGGTGAAATGAAAACCATGTTCGTTCTCGAAAACCTGGACAACCTTATTAAAAACGGTCGCATGAGCAAGCTTACAGGCATGTTCGCTCAATTCTTGCATATTAAGCCCATATTGGGGGCAGATGAACACGGCGAGATAAAACTGATCGAAAAAGCTCGGGGCAGTAAAAACGCATTGAAAAAGCTTGTAGACCTTATCGGATCAGAAACAGATTTCTCAGACAAAAGGCTTGGAATTGTTCACTGTAACGCACTCGAAAAAGCCCAATCCGTAAAGGAAATGATTATGGAAAAGTATAACTTCAAGGATGTGGTCTTAACTGAAGCCAACGGTTTAAGCGCAGTATATATGGATGACGGTGGAATCGTCATCTCCTATTAA
- a CDS encoding glucose-6-phosphate isomerase, with protein sequence MSIKVDIKNAMITGEEMSNIYTQIKLADEMLKNKSGAGNDFLGWLDYPDNYDKEEFDRLLDVVGNIQNDCEALVVIGIGGSYLGSKAIIDALNPFFVNELDGNQRKAPKIYFAGQNISGKYLKALYERVKGQNFMVNVISKSGTTTEPAIAFRVFKNLLEEKYGKEESKKRIFVTTDKARGALKSLADEEGYASFVIPDDVGGRYSVHTSVGLLPIGAAGFDIKAFMQGAKDQMDEINGDDSLDNPCYRYVAARNVLYRKAKDTEIMVNYEPEMTMLAEWWKQLFGESEGKEGKGIFPVSVNNSTDLHSLGQIVQEGKRNIFETVITVNNHEEDMIIPSDDNDLDGLNYIAGKGMNYVNTQAYMGTLLAHVDGNVPNIVLELEKLDAYNLGRLVYFFERACGISGYVLGVNPFNQPGVEAYKKNMFALLGKKGFEDLAKQLKGKM encoded by the coding sequence ATGAGCATAAAAGTCGATATTAAAAATGCTATGATAACCGGAGAGGAAATGTCAAACATTTATACCCAGATTAAACTTGCTGATGAGATGTTAAAAAACAAAAGTGGTGCAGGAAATGATTTTCTTGGCTGGCTTGATTACCCGGACAACTACGACAAAGAAGAATTTGATAGGCTTTTAGATGTTGTGGGAAATATACAAAATGATTGCGAAGCCCTTGTGGTAATTGGTATCGGTGGTTCGTATCTTGGTTCGAAAGCGATAATTGATGCTTTGAATCCTTTTTTTGTCAACGAATTGGATGGAAATCAAAGGAAAGCTCCAAAAATCTACTTTGCAGGACAAAATATCAGCGGAAAATACCTAAAGGCCCTCTACGAAAGAGTCAAAGGCCAAAACTTCATGGTAAACGTGATATCAAAATCTGGAACTACTACTGAGCCGGCGATAGCGTTTAGAGTCTTCAAGAACCTTTTGGAAGAGAAATACGGCAAAGAAGAGTCTAAAAAAAGAATTTTTGTGACCACTGACAAGGCTAGGGGGGCTTTAAAGAGCCTTGCCGACGAAGAGGGATATGCAAGCTTCGTAATTCCTGATGATGTTGGAGGAAGATATTCTGTTCATACTTCAGTAGGCTTGCTGCCAATAGGTGCTGCCGGCTTTGACATCAAGGCTTTCATGCAAGGGGCAAAGGATCAAATGGATGAAATCAATGGTGATGATTCCTTAGATAACCCCTGCTATAGATACGTGGCTGCAAGAAACGTCCTGTACAGAAAAGCCAAAGACACTGAAATAATGGTAAATTATGAACCTGAAATGACGATGCTTGCCGAATGGTGGAAGCAACTCTTTGGAGAAAGTGAGGGCAAGGAAGGCAAAGGCATATTCCCAGTTTCAGTTAATAATTCCACCGACCTGCATTCCCTTGGGCAAATCGTTCAGGAAGGAAAACGAAATATTTTTGAAACTGTCATAACTGTAAATAACCACGAAGAAGACATGATTATTCCAAGTGACGATAACGACTTGGACGGACTTAACTATATAGCTGGCAAAGGAATGAACTATGTGAACACTCAGGCCTATATGGGGACGCTTCTTGCCCATGTGGATGGAAATGTTCCAAACATAGTATTGGAGCTCGAAAAGCTGGATGCATATAATTTAGGGCGACTTGTGTACTTCTTTGAAAGGGCTTGCGGCATTAGCGGCTACGTGCTAGGGGTAAATCCTTTCAACCAGCCTGGTGTTGAAGCCTACAAGAAAAACATGTTTGCGTTGTTGGGCAAAAAGGGCTTTGAAGATCTGGCGAAGCAGCTGAAAGGCAAAATGTAA
- a CDS encoding response regulator transcription factor → MGIKILVVEDEVKIARFLQLELEHEGYEVDLAFEGRTGLEMAQESKYDVIILDIMLPLLSGMEICRRIRQEDLSVPVIMLTAKDDVSDKVMGLDIGADDYMTKPFAIEELLARIRVAVKRKAVVDKPDGNKLIMGELVLDKDQYKVTYEQELVELTKKEFELLEYLMENKNIVLTRDKIVEKVWGYDYMGETNVTDVYIRYLRSKLDQKYGVDLIKTVRGVGYKMTDE, encoded by the coding sequence ATGGGCATCAAGATATTGGTTGTTGAGGATGAGGTCAAAATCGCCCGTTTTCTGCAATTGGAGCTGGAACACGAGGGTTATGAGGTTGACTTGGCTTTTGAAGGCAGAACAGGGCTTGAAATGGCTCAGGAGAGCAAGTATGATGTGATAATACTAGATATTATGCTGCCCCTTTTAAGTGGAATGGAGATATGCAGAAGAATAAGGCAGGAAGATCTGAGTGTGCCGGTAATTATGCTGACCGCCAAGGATGATGTAAGCGACAAGGTCATGGGGTTGGATATAGGTGCCGATGACTATATGACCAAGCCTTTTGCAATAGAAGAATTGCTGGCTAGAATAAGGGTAGCTGTAAAAAGAAAAGCCGTCGTGGATAAGCCCGACGGCAACAAGCTGATTATGGGGGAGTTGGTTTTGGACAAAGACCAATATAAGGTTACCTACGAACAGGAATTGGTGGAATTGACTAAAAAAGAGTTTGAACTTTTGGAATACCTCATGGAAAATAAAAACATAGTTTTGACAAGGGACAAAATCGTTGAAAAAGTATGGGGATATGATTATATGGGGGAAACCAACGTCACTGATGTTTACATAAGATACCTAAGAAGCAAGCTCGATCAAAAATATGGCGTAGATCTTATTAAAACAGTACGAGGCGTGGGATATAAGATGACTGATGAATAA
- a CDS encoding sensor histidine kinase: MNKRENSIIGNLFSGLEYLLRLPMILIDNITRILKFSIRTKITLNYILLYSVSALLTAALVSGGYLLITRNQIYERNRDYINEALGAVSQHESNVELQQELEHIYEESGINILVTNAVTQESAATTQFYPVVNYQFLTENNPLYKSFSIVSLLSYDLIALEASQGEYSRVVFFFNVEENIHTLKIVLILMSFGYILGLLMILVLGDIKLRRVLNPIKKISKSAKNINTQNLDTRIDVGRAKYELKDLAITINEMIDRIQDGYRKQQRFVSDVSHELRTPISVINGYANMLDRWGKNDPEILQESIDAMKNEAGNMSDLVEKLLFLARHDRDALKYEITEVNLSEIVEEVAKETAMIDSEHDICADLTSGIWIEGDPNRIKQVIRIFVDNAVKYTPEGKKIQIRAFIENEFSVVEITDAGIGISKDDLDNIFERFYRADESRTKTTGGYGLGLSIAKVIVLQHGGKIKVRTKPGIGSRFSIYLPTLSRK; encoded by the coding sequence ATGAATAAAAGAGAAAATTCGATCATAGGGAATCTGTTTTCAGGCCTTGAATATTTATTGAGGCTGCCGATGATTTTAATCGACAATATAACTCGGATTTTGAAGTTTTCGATTAGAACAAAGATAACGTTAAATTATATTTTACTTTATAGCGTATCCGCACTATTAACGGCTGCTTTAGTTAGTGGCGGATATCTTTTAATAACCAGAAACCAGATATACGAAAGAAACAGGGATTACATAAATGAAGCCCTGGGGGCAGTTTCACAACATGAGTCAAACGTTGAGCTACAACAGGAATTAGAGCATATTTACGAGGAAAGTGGAATAAACATATTAGTCACAAACGCAGTGACTCAGGAAAGTGCTGCAACCACCCAGTTCTACCCCGTCGTCAATTACCAGTTTTTGACTGAAAACAACCCTTTGTACAAAAGTTTTTCCATAGTCAGCTTGCTTTCTTACGATCTCATTGCTTTGGAGGCAAGTCAAGGGGAGTACAGCAGGGTAGTGTTTTTTTTCAACGTGGAAGAAAATATCCACACACTTAAGATTGTGCTGATTTTAATGAGCTTCGGGTACATATTGGGATTATTGATGATACTGGTTCTAGGAGATATAAAACTGCGAAGAGTGTTGAACCCCATTAAAAAGATATCAAAATCAGCAAAAAACATCAACACGCAGAATCTGGACACGAGAATAGACGTGGGCAGGGCAAAGTATGAGCTCAAAGATCTTGCAATAACGATAAACGAGATGATAGACAGAATTCAAGACGGCTACAGAAAGCAGCAAAGGTTTGTTTCAGACGTTTCTCATGAGCTTCGAACCCCAATTTCAGTAATAAATGGCTATGCAAACATGCTTGACAGGTGGGGGAAAAACGACCCTGAAATTTTGCAGGAGTCAATAGATGCCATGAAAAATGAAGCTGGAAACATGTCTGATCTAGTTGAAAAGCTCTTGTTTTTGGCTAGACACGACAGGGATGCATTAAAATATGAAATTACTGAAGTGAATTTGAGTGAAATAGTTGAAGAGGTGGCTAAAGAGACGGCAATGATCGACAGCGAGCATGATATTTGTGCTGATTTGACTTCCGGAATATGGATTGAAGGAGACCCAAACAGAATAAAACAGGTTATAAGGATTTTTGTTGACAATGCAGTGAAGTACACACCTGAAGGCAAGAAAATTCAAATAAGGGCTTTTATTGAGAACGAGTTCTCCGTGGTGGAAATAACTGACGCTGGGATAGGTATTTCAAAGGATGATCTAGACAATATATTTGAGAGGTTCTATAGAGCTGACGAATCCAGAACCAAAACCACCGGTGGATACGGCTTAGGGCTGAGCATCGCAAAGGTGATAGTTCTCCAGCACGGAGGAAAGATAAAAGTGAGGACAAAACCGGGGATAGGAAGCAGATTCAGCATATATCTTCCGACGCTTTCGAGAAAATAA
- a CDS encoding TetR/AcrR family transcriptional regulator, whose amino-acid sequence MVYKKSIETRRKILSVTKELVLEKGWNNISVRDIAELAGVKNPLLYYYFRNKQGIADHIFGSLILKTLDYAEKEVPFKDDGMLSHFLYVSLYYRILLEDELYQKLYMESTHPFDSPVENVDDYDLNYMVTKQFDGILKAYNMNLDSTALKAYTISAFSVATSIFRNIIAGNLDLSYKDAMFFISRFWIMSVGIDEKIFEEKMNKAIEMALQVDLESFVSDDD is encoded by the coding sequence ATGGTATATAAAAAAAGCATTGAAACGCGGAGAAAGATTTTATCCGTAACAAAAGAACTTGTTTTGGAAAAAGGATGGAACAACATTTCCGTAAGAGACATAGCTGAATTGGCCGGTGTCAAAAATCCGCTGCTTTATTATTATTTTCGAAACAAGCAGGGTATAGCCGACCATATATTCGGCAGCCTCATACTGAAAACTCTCGACTACGCGGAAAAGGAAGTTCCATTCAAGGACGACGGCATGTTGAGCCACTTCTTGTATGTTTCTCTGTATTACAGAATACTGTTGGAAGACGAATTGTACCAAAAACTCTACATGGAATCGACACATCCTTTTGACAGCCCGGTAGAGAACGTAGACGACTACGATTTGAACTACATGGTTACTAAACAGTTTGACGGCATATTGAAGGCTTACAACATGAATCTCGATTCAACTGCTTTAAAAGCTTACACCATTTCAGCTTTTTCCGTTGCCACGAGTATCTTCAGAAATATAATCGCAGGCAATTTGGACCTAAGCTACAAAGATGCGATGTTTTTCATATCGCGATTTTGGATAATGAGTGTGGGCATAGATGAAAAAATCTTCGAAGAGAAGATGAACAAAGCCATTGAAATGGCTCTTCAGGTTGATTTAGAATCATTTGTAAGCGATGATGACTGA
- the acpS gene encoding holo-ACP synthase yields MIYGIGNDVIEVDRVRKTIEKNPRFLVKYFTESEREYFNKRKMSPQTIAGYFSAKEAVSKAMGMGFRFFNMSDIEIVKDAWGKPEVVLIGKAFEYAKDNNIGSILISISHSEKYATAMAVAVLKEGS; encoded by the coding sequence TTGATCTACGGTATAGGCAACGATGTGATAGAAGTGGATAGGGTTAGAAAGACTATTGAAAAGAATCCGAGATTTTTAGTTAAATATTTTACCGAATCAGAGAGGGAATACTTCAATAAACGAAAAATGTCTCCCCAGACAATTGCGGGCTACTTTAGCGCGAAAGAGGCTGTTTCCAAAGCGATGGGAATGGGTTTTCGTTTTTTCAACATGTCCGATATAGAAATAGTAAAAGATGCTTGGGGCAAGCCTGAAGTGGTTCTTATCGGCAAGGCCTTTGAATACGCTAAAGATAACAACATAGGCTCTATTTTAATAAGCATATCCCATAGCGAGAAATATGCGACTGCCATGGCCGTTGCAGTATTGAAGGAGGGGTCTTAA
- a CDS encoding bifunctional ADP-dependent NAD(P)H-hydrate dehydratase/NAD(P)H-hydrate epimerase, whose translation MYIYTADEMKEIDEKTIGGEDGKSLELMEKAAKSIYNVLSDRITGKKKHKQVLAVCGKGNNGGDGLALSRLLGNDGFNIRVLMTAGEKELKRDTSVELKRLEISTDNVYYLGSSSRELLDQIIGDSDFIIDAIFGTGFKGKVDGELSDIMLKINDSKATVVSIDIPSGLVGNNGRVYGNAIKADFTVVVDSLKTGNLLGQAPDYNGEIIVGEGIGLDKSQASPDKRLLSGKTAGKMKTRRSSGHKYDFGSLAIAGGSIGMTGAPLLSAKSGLGSGCGLSTVLIDKEAYAYCNSPWPEVMIKPYANEVEFEKLLERATAAVFGPGMGMDEKYDKMMIKALKRDIPIVVDADGIYRLNKARDQLVLKDKNLIITPHLGEMAKLFRVKTEDVLDDPIYFVKSAVDCYNAVVVLKGPCTVIGAKNELWFYYKPNSGMACGGSGDVLSGIIGGLCAQGYETLEAAKKGVVIHGTAGEFARAEKNEWGMCAGDIINNIYKGIEPLV comes from the coding sequence TTGTACATATACACTGCCGATGAAATGAAGGAAATAGACGAAAAAACCATTGGAGGAGAGGACGGCAAATCCCTTGAATTGATGGAAAAAGCAGCAAAATCAATATATAATGTCCTTAGTGACAGGATAACCGGCAAAAAAAAGCACAAGCAAGTATTGGCGGTGTGCGGGAAAGGCAATAATGGGGGAGACGGTCTTGCACTGTCTAGGCTATTGGGCAACGATGGCTTCAATATCAGGGTTTTAATGACAGCCGGGGAGAAGGAGCTTAAAAGGGATACATCCGTAGAATTAAAAAGGCTTGAAATCTCAACGGACAATGTATATTATTTGGGCTCATCTTCGAGGGAGCTGTTAGACCAGATAATCGGGGACTCGGACTTTATTATAGATGCGATATTTGGTACGGGCTTTAAAGGGAAAGTTGATGGAGAGCTGTCTGATATAATGTTAAAAATCAACGATAGCAAAGCAACGGTTGTAAGCATAGACATACCAAGTGGACTTGTCGGAAACAATGGCAGGGTTTACGGCAATGCCATAAAAGCTGATTTTACTGTAGTGGTTGATTCCCTTAAAACAGGGAACCTATTGGGACAAGCTCCTGACTACAACGGTGAAATAATCGTGGGAGAGGGAATCGGACTGGATAAGTCTCAGGCTTCACCTGATAAAAGGTTGCTGTCGGGAAAAACTGCGGGTAAAATGAAAACCAGAAGATCCTCTGGCCATAAATACGATTTTGGAAGCCTGGCGATTGCCGGAGGAAGCATAGGAATGACGGGAGCGCCGCTGCTGAGCGCTAAATCAGGTCTTGGAAGCGGCTGTGGGCTTTCCACTGTCTTGATAGATAAAGAGGCTTATGCATACTGCAATAGTCCCTGGCCTGAAGTGATGATCAAACCCTATGCAAATGAAGTTGAATTTGAAAAGCTTTTGGAAAGAGCCACGGCTGCTGTTTTCGGTCCTGGAATGGGAATGGATGAAAAGTACGATAAGATGATGATTAAAGCCCTTAAGCGCGATATCCCAATAGTTGTAGATGCAGATGGAATATACAGGCTTAACAAAGCCAGAGATCAGCTCGTGCTTAAGGATAAAAACTTGATAATCACACCGCACCTAGGCGAAATGGCGAAACTCTTTCGAGTGAAGACTGAAGACGTTTTGGACGACCCCATATATTTTGTTAAGTCGGCAGTAGATTGCTACAATGCAGTAGTTGTTCTTAAAGGACCCTGTACTGTCATAGGAGCAAAAAATGAATTGTGGTTTTATTACAAGCCTAATTCAGGGATGGCCTGTGGGGGAAGCGGAGATGTGCTTTCAGGAATCATAGGAGGCCTTTGCGCACAAGGATACGAAACTTTGGAAGCGGCAAAAAAAGGCGTGGTGATTCACGGAACGGCAGGAGAGTTCGCCAGAGCGGAAAAAAACGAGTGGGGCATGTGTGCAGGAGATATAATCAATAACATTTACAAAGGAATAGAGCCTTTGGTTTAA